Proteins from one Anastrepha obliqua isolate idAnaObli1 chromosome 2, idAnaObli1_1.0, whole genome shotgun sequence genomic window:
- the LOC129239308 gene encoding vitellogenin-1-like — protein MKLFFLISLFSILHYNFALEFTAEDLLYSLEQISEGIIESAPGPLRPDYVFKIIKNIVEGLPNQIVSGVANTICSAVIAKGKDQTPDQYDPTLGDIKFQFRTSCDKREYPVADPSGLADDDDFDPDKNTVIFSTGWTTTVNNERQDALAKAYNCRGDTNYLALDMGNYINTLYFWSSENTDKIGKYLAIGIQRLESIIDIGKLHIMGHSLGAQIMGSAARYYRDLTGKTLPYVTGLDPAFPCFNEGEELTVISSSDADFVDIIHTNPGGSGQPQAFGDVDFYVGGKFPVQDACNDPQCSHEIVWQYYTESVYPNNVDDFLAKRCNSLNSLQEGKCVGSDYPMGYAVPHTLRGRYVLEVNAEKPYGKNATADYTNPDTTVCGSCEELK, from the exons ATGAAGTTATTTTTCCTAATTTCGCTTTTCTCAATACTACACTACAACTTCGCCTTGGAATTCACAGCAGAGGATTTACTTTATTCATTGGAACAAATTAGCGAAGGCATAATTGAAAGTGCACCTGGACCTTTGCGACCAGACTACGTTTTCAAGatcattaaaaatatagttGAAGGACTACCTAATCAAATTGTAAGCGGCGTTGCAAATACTATTT GTTCGGCGGTTATTGCCAAGGGCAAGGACCAAACTCCTGATCAATATGATCCGACACTCGGagatataaaatttcaatttcgcaCATCCTGCGATAAACGAGAATATCCTGTCGCAGATCCATCTGGCTTGGCTGACGATGACGATTTCGATCCTGACAAGAATACAGTTATATTTTCGACCGGCTGGACTACAACTGTGAATAATGAGCGGCAGGACGCGCTTGCCAAGGCATATAATTGTCGCGGTGATACTAATTATCTG gCTCTAGATATGGGCAACTACATAAACACACTGTATTTCTGGTCATCAGAGAATACCGACAAAATAGGCAAATATCTTGCCATAGGCATACAACGTTTGGAGTCTATTATAGATATTGGAAAACTACATATAATGGGTCACAGTCTGGGTGCACAAATAATGGGTTCGGCTGCTCGTTATTACCGCGATTTGACTGGGAAAACGTTGCCCTACGTAACTGGTCTTGATCCAGCTTTTCCCTGTTTCAATGAGGGCGAGGAACTCACAGTCATATCTTCTAGTGATGCTGACTTTGTTGATATCATTCACACAAATCCTGGTGGAAGTGGTCAACCCCAAGCATTTGGTGATGTTGACTTCTATGTAGGTGGTAAATTCCCAGTACAAGACGCTTGCAATGATCCACAATGCTCACATGAAATCGTTTGGCAATATTACACTGAGTCGGTTTACCCAAATAATGTAGATGATTTTCTGGCAAAGCGTTGCAACTCTTTGAATAGTTTGCAGGAGGGCAAATGTGTTGGCAGTGATTATCCAATGGGATATGCTGTGCCCCACACGTTGAGAGGCAGATATGTTCTAGAAGTGAATGCTGAGAAGCCCTATGGCAAAAATGCTACTGCGGACTATACTAACCCTGACACCACTGTTTGTGGCAGTTGTGAAGAATTGAAGTGA